AAACGCTGGTCATGAATTCGGATCTGCGCGGCACCCTCCACTCCGACGTCGTCGACGAGGGCCCTTCGAGGAGCCGCCGGTGCCTGCGCCTGATCGACTGGGGCCGGATGGAAAACCGGATGTCGCCGCGCGTGTGGCGCCGGGAGGATTTCGATATTCTCGCGTCCTCCGACTGCCTCTTCGCGCGCAAGTTCGACCCGCAGGTCGACGCGGCCGTCATCGACCGGTGGATCCGCCGCCTCGATCGGGCGACCGATGGAGCGGACGCGGCGTCATGACGAGGACCCCGCAACGAAGGCTGGAATCCCTTGTACTGGTGGCCCTGGCCCTTTATTACGCCGCGAAAATCGTCCTGATTCTTGGCTCCCCCCAGGTGTGCGGCAATTTCGGCATGGATTACTGCGCATACTGGAGCGCGGGCAGGATCATCGACGAACACGGCATGGCGGCCGCCTATTCCCCCGACCTGCTGGAACTCTACCAGGGCCGCGCCCACCCCGGGGGAACCGTCCCGGGATCCGGGGTCCTGGGGATCCTGTACCCCCCCGCGTTTCTCCTCCCCTTCCGCTGTCTGTCCCTGATCGGACCATCCGCCAGCTTCCTGGTCTGGACCCTTGTCAACCTGGCCGCCTTCCTTCTCTATCTCCGCTTTTTTGCGGAGAAGATGACCGGGAATCCCTCCTCCCCCCGCCTGCTGCTATGGATGCTGCTGTCGCTGCCGGCGTTCGTGAATTTTCGCGAAGGGCAGGTGAACGTCTGGCTGGCCGTCTGTGCGGGGGAATTCCTGCGGGCCATCGTCTCGGACAGACCCTGGCGGGCAGGGTTCTGGGTGGGCGGATGGCTGCTGAAACCACAGCTCCTCGTTCTGATCCTGCCCCTGCTCGCGATCCGGAAGGCCTGGAGGGTCCTGGGGGGGTTCGGTGTATCCGCCGGTGCGGTCCTGGCCGTCTCGGTGGCACTCGCAGGCGCGGAAGGGATGATCAACCTGGCCCGCATCGTGGAGCTGGCGGCCCGGGGCGGCGTGTCCAGCAACCCCTCCGCCATGACGAACTGGCGCATGGCGGGAGCCCTGGCCTCCTGCTTCGGCGTCCCGGGCGCCGGATGGGGAGTCATCATCGCCGGAAGCGTTCTGACCACCGCCGCGGCCCTGTATGTCCTCGGGAAACGCCCGGCCGGCGACCGCAGCGCGGCCGCGACCGCCCTGATCGGGCTTTCGGCGGCCACGGGCCTCGTCGCCTGGCACGCCCACCTGCACATGGCGCTGATCCTGATCCCCCCCATGCTCTACCTGGTCAGCGAGCGGCGCATGAGCCGGAGAATGTTCCTGCTCTGGGTCCTTCTACCCGTGGCGTTCCAGGTTCTGGGGTACGCGGCCGCTTACGGAATCAATCCCGGCGATCGTCCGGACCATTTCAGCCCGACGCTGGCGTTCGCGCGCGGAATGCCCGGCTTTCTCCTGAACCTGACGTTGTTCGGCTGGACGGCGGTCCGGCTTCCCCGGCCGGCGGAGGGCTAGACCTTCTCCGCCACCCGGTCGCCGAACTGGCTGGTGGTCAGGACCCTGGCCGCGTCGTAGCCCGGTGGGGCCAGCTCCACGGTGCGGTATCCCTCCTCGAAAACATCGAAGAGGGCGTTCCAGATCGCCTCCGATTCCGCGTGCAGG
This genomic interval from Acidobacteriota bacterium contains the following:
- a CDS encoding DUF2029 domain-containing protein; its protein translation is MTRTPQRRLESLVLVALALYYAAKIVLILGSPQVCGNFGMDYCAYWSAGRIIDEHGMAAAYSPDLLELYQGRAHPGGTVPGSGVLGILYPPAFLLPFRCLSLIGPSASFLVWTLVNLAAFLLYLRFFAEKMTGNPSSPRLLLWMLLSLPAFVNFREGQVNVWLAVCAGEFLRAIVSDRPWRAGFWVGGWLLKPQLLVLILPLLAIRKAWRVLGGFGVSAGAVLAVSVALAGAEGMINLARIVELAARGGVSSNPSAMTNWRMAGALASCFGVPGAGWGVIIAGSVLTTAAALYVLGKRPAGDRSAAATALIGLSAATGLVAWHAHLHMALILIPPMLYLVSERRMSRRMFLLWVLLPVAFQVLGYAAAYGINPGDRPDHFSPTLAFARGMPGFLLNLTLFGWTAVRLPRPAEG